One window of Mauremys mutica isolate MM-2020 ecotype Southern chromosome 20, ASM2049712v1, whole genome shotgun sequence genomic DNA carries:
- the CALR gene encoding calreticulin — protein sequence MSPLLALCGLLGLAAAGPAQYFREEFGDGDAWTSRWVESKHKSDYGKFKLTAGKFYGDAEKDKGLQTSQDARFYALSARFDSFSNKDKTLVVQFTVKHEQNIDCGGGYVKLFPSGLSQEDMHGDSEYNIMFGPDICGPGTKKVHVIFNYKGKNVLINKDIRCKDDEFTHLYTLIVRPDNTYEVKIDNNKVESGSLEEDWDFLPPKKIKDPEAKKPEDWDDRAKIDDPEDTKPEDWDKPEHIPDPDAKKPEDWDEEMDGEWEPPVIQNPEYKGEWKPRQIDNPDYKGKWVHPEIDNPDYTPDPSLYSYDSFGVIGLDLWQVKSGTIFDNFLITDDEKFAEEFGNETWGATKDAEKKMKEQQDEEQRKKQEEEDKKRKEEEGDDEPEGDDNEEEEEEEDDEPEKEEEEETEGPLKDEL from the exons ATGAGCCCGCTCCTGGCGCTGTGCGGCCTGCTGGGCCTGGCGGCCGCGGGGCCCGCCCAGTACTTCAGGGAGGAGTTCGGGGACGGAG ATGCCTGGACGAGCCGCTGGGTGGAGTCGAAGCACAAGTCGGACTATGGGAAGTTCAAACTGACGGCGGGCAAGTTCTACGGGGACGCTGAGAAGGATAAAG GCCTCCAGACGAGCCAGGACGCCCGTTTCTACGCCCTGTCTGCCCGCTTTGACTCCTTCAGCAACAAGGACAAGACCTTGGTGGTGCAGTTCACGGTGAAACACGAGCAGAACATCGACTGCGGTGGTGGTTACGTGAAGCTCTTCCCCTCAGGCCTGAGCCAGGAGGACATGCACGGGGACTCGGAGTACAACATCATGTTTG GCCCTGACATCTGTGGCCCAGGGACCAAAAAAGTGCACGTGATCTTCAACTACAAAGGGAAGAACGTCCTGATCAACAAAGACATCCGCTGCAAG GATGACGAGTTCACCCACCTCTACACCCTCATTGTGCGGCCTGACAACACCTATGAGGTGAAGATCGACAACAACAAGGTGGAGTCGGGCAGCCTGGAGGAAGACTGGGACTTCCTGCCTCCCAAGAAGATCAAGGACCCTGAGGCCAAGAAACCGGAGGACTGGGATGATAGGGCCAAGATAGACGACCCTGAGGACACTAAGCCAGAG GACTGGGATAAACCAGAGCACATTCCTGACCCTGATGCCAAGAAGCCAGAGGACTGGGATGAGGAGATGGATGGGGAGTGGGAGCCTCCGGTGATCCAGAACCCAGAGTACAAG GGGGAGTGGAAACCCCGCCAGATCGACAACCCTGACTACAAGGGGAAGTGGGTGCACCCTGAGATCGACAACCCGGACTACACCCCCGACCCCAGCCTGTACTCCTACGACAGCTTTGGCGTCATCGGCTTGGACCTGTGGCAG GTGAAATCTGGCACCATCTTCGACAACTTCCTGATCACGGATGACGAGAAGTTTGCAGAGGAGTTTGGCAATGAGACCTGGGGAGCCACCAAG GATGCTGAGAAGAAAATGAAGGAGCAGCAGGACGAGGAGCAGAGGAAGAAACAAGAGGAGGAGGACAAGAAGCggaaagaggaggaaggggacGATGAGCCCGAAGGGGACGataatgaggaagaggaggaggaggaggatgatgagccagagaaggaggaagaggaggagacggAGGGACCGCTGAAGGACGAGCTGTAA